One region of Priestia megaterium genomic DNA includes:
- a CDS encoding amino acid ABC transporter permease, translated as MNLDFSQIVPSMPYILKGIGVTIQIVLASAILGFVLGVILSLCKISRNKPLQWFADAYTSVFRGTPLVLQLLLIYFGLPQLLGFDIAPFPAAVAAFGLNSAAYISEIIRAGILAVDKGQREAALALGIPYRRMMGQIILPQALKNILPALMNEFITLTKESAIVTVIGALDIMRRAYIVGGEKFAYLEPLIFAGLIYYVMVMGLTLLGKAVERRMRKGD; from the coding sequence ATGAATTTGGATTTTTCGCAAATCGTGCCTTCTATGCCTTATATTTTAAAAGGGATAGGGGTAACGATACAGATAGTCCTAGCTTCAGCAATTTTAGGGTTTGTGCTGGGAGTTATTTTATCTTTATGTAAAATCAGCCGCAATAAACCTCTTCAATGGTTTGCGGATGCATATACGTCCGTGTTTCGCGGAACACCGCTTGTACTGCAATTATTATTAATATACTTTGGATTACCTCAGCTGCTCGGGTTTGATATTGCCCCGTTTCCAGCGGCCGTTGCTGCGTTCGGGCTAAACTCTGCAGCATATATATCTGAAATTATTCGCGCTGGTATTTTAGCTGTTGATAAAGGACAGCGTGAAGCGGCATTAGCGTTAGGAATTCCTTATCGCCGCATGATGGGACAAATTATTTTGCCACAGGCACTTAAAAATATTTTACCTGCTTTAATGAATGAGTTCATTACATTAACAAAGGAATCAGCTATCGTTACAGTTATTGGAGCACTCGACATTATGCGCCGTGCTTACATTGTAGGGGGAGAAAAATTCGCCTACCTTGAACCGTTAATTTTTGCAGGGTTGATTTATTATGTAATGGTAATGGGCTTAACGCTCCTTGGTAAAGCAGTCGAGAGGAGAATGAGAAAAGG
- a CDS encoding transporter substrate-binding domain-containing protein, with protein sequence MKKWLSVTAIGLLTAGVLAACGAGEGTSNGGASSDDKDKKVLVMGTSADYPPFEYIDTAKGDSEAIGFDVDLAKTIGKKLGYDVQVKDMEFGGLIPALQSNKVDLVLAGMTPTEKRKKNVDFSDVYYEAKNMIVSKKDAPIKNAEELKGKTVGVQTSSIQADEAKEIAKEVDGVNVTTRDRIPELIQEMKSNRIDAAIIEDTVAKGYVNKDKSLQMSDTGRPDSSKGSAIAFPKDSKLTNDFNRELKKMKENGELDKLIVKWFDDQK encoded by the coding sequence TTGAAAAAGTGGTTATCGGTAACGGCAATTGGTCTCTTAACAGCAGGCGTTTTAGCTGCATGCGGAGCAGGAGAAGGAACGTCTAATGGCGGAGCAAGCAGCGACGACAAAGATAAAAAAGTACTTGTAATGGGAACATCAGCAGATTACCCACCCTTTGAATATATTGATACGGCAAAAGGTGATAGTGAAGCAATCGGATTTGACGTAGATTTAGCAAAAACAATCGGTAAAAAGTTAGGCTATGACGTGCAGGTAAAGGATATGGAATTTGGCGGATTAATTCCAGCTTTACAATCTAATAAAGTCGATTTAGTTTTAGCCGGTATGACGCCAACTGAAAAGCGTAAAAAGAACGTGGACTTCTCAGACGTATACTACGAAGCAAAAAACATGATTGTATCGAAGAAAGATGCGCCAATTAAAAACGCAGAAGAACTAAAAGGAAAAACAGTCGGTGTACAAACTTCTTCTATTCAAGCAGACGAAGCAAAAGAAATTGCAAAAGAAGTTGACGGAGTAAATGTAACAACGCGTGACCGTATTCCAGAACTAATTCAAGAAATGAAATCAAATCGTATCGATGCAGCGATTATTGAAGATACAGTAGCTAAAGGGTATGTGAACAAAGACAAAAGCTTGCAAATGTCTGATACAGGACGTCCCGATTCAAGTAAAGGATCAGCAATCGCATTTCCTAAAGACAGCAAGCTAACGAATGACTTTAACCGTGAATTAAAGAAAATGAAAGAAAACGGTGAATTGGATAAATTAATCGTTAAGTGGTTTGACGACCAAAAATAA